The Fibrobacter sp. UWR2 genome contains a region encoding:
- a CDS encoding 3-phosphoshikimate 1-carboxyvinyltransferase, with product MEFTLNPDRERMALTLVMGLLVNGRTVLEDFAWASGSEEFARALAEFGLVYEQHGHQLVLDGKGFQYPLPSMLPSGFAEDENLLLWTLSSKDPEHVFTIAEEPDEAGIAKVAALKESLLKYFKLNIEEDSPAKIVFRFAVEEPALKKDSLGNVPFAMRNRLLLRALVRGEYLSFEERSTVHDQWTKMLMYFGVPVRYEGRGMEQLSEFERRLMIAQGKKIERTQFTELSETRVITGREYYVPGDTTEATAFALLATIGNMPKENVVRLLNVDLNSTRAGALTCLKRMGANIENVTRREKFGDVYGDVEIYPLAAGKRLQGRRFSEDTIATAMDEFPLLAVAACYAEGETILRVPKEYRKEMRTKNEFLAENLRKTGVEVGVYDDGLVIRGMETIVNGSDFDGGDSAQAGLALSVLSLALQNDEPVANIEGVERTFPGIVEKLKQVLVAEKAESEG from the coding sequence ATGGAATTTACGCTGAATCCAGACCGCGAACGCATGGCGCTTACCCTTGTGATGGGGCTCCTGGTGAACGGCCGCACCGTGCTCGAAGATTTCGCATGGGCAAGCGGTTCCGAAGAATTCGCCCGCGCACTCGCTGAATTCGGGCTCGTTTACGAACAGCACGGCCACCAGCTGGTACTCGACGGCAAGGGCTTCCAGTATCCGCTTCCGTCAATGCTGCCTTCCGGTTTTGCCGAAGACGAGAACTTGCTCCTGTGGACGCTTTCGAGCAAGGATCCCGAACACGTGTTTACCATTGCCGAAGAACCCGACGAAGCGGGCATTGCGAAGGTCGCCGCCCTCAAGGAAAGCCTGCTCAAGTATTTCAAGCTGAACATTGAAGAGGATTCTCCTGCAAAAATTGTCTTCCGGTTTGCCGTAGAAGAACCTGCGCTCAAGAAGGATTCCCTCGGGAACGTGCCTTTTGCAATGCGCAATCGACTCCTGTTGCGTGCGCTCGTGCGCGGGGAATACCTGAGCTTCGAGGAACGCTCTACGGTTCATGACCAATGGACCAAGATGCTCATGTACTTCGGCGTCCCGGTGCGTTACGAAGGCCGTGGCATGGAGCAGTTGAGCGAATTCGAACGCCGACTCATGATTGCGCAAGGCAAGAAGATTGAACGCACGCAGTTTACCGAACTCTCCGAGACCCGCGTGATTACTGGCCGCGAATATTATGTGCCCGGCGACACGACCGAGGCAACGGCATTTGCTTTGCTTGCGACCATAGGCAACATGCCTAAAGAAAACGTCGTGCGGCTCCTGAACGTGGACCTGAACAGTACGCGAGCGGGTGCGCTCACGTGCCTCAAGCGCATGGGTGCAAACATCGAAAACGTTACGCGCCGTGAAAAGTTCGGCGATGTCTATGGCGATGTGGAAATTTACCCGCTCGCCGCGGGCAAACGCCTGCAGGGCCGCCGCTTTAGCGAAGATACTATTGCAACAGCGATGGACGAATTCCCGCTTCTCGCAGTTGCGGCATGCTACGCCGAAGGGGAAACAATCCTCCGCGTGCCCAAGGAATACCGCAAGGAAATGCGCACCAAGAATGAATTCCTGGCCGAAAACCTGCGCAAGACCGGCGTAGAAGTCGGCGTGTACGACGACGGGCTCGTTATCCGCGGAATGGAAACCATCGTGAATGGTAGCGATTTTGACGGCGGAGATTCTGCACAGGCGGGCCTTGCGTTGAGCGTTCTCTCGCTTGCGCTCCAAAATGATGAACCTGTTGCCAATATCGAAGGCGTGGAACGCACGTTCCCGGGCATTGTCGAGAAACTGAAGCAAGTCTTGGTTGCAGAAAAGGCCGAATCTGAAGGCTAG
- a CDS encoding prephenate dehydrogenase/arogenate dehydrogenase family protein yields MKRIALVGFGLLAGSIASALKQANRPTKIRAVSSPATLARARELELADEFFEYGEVEEWSKDCDLILLCSPILHILKTIDALSHVSWVKDVAGKNATCNVCLVSDIGSTKVEICKAGVKLPAPFRFVGSHPMAGSEKRTCEFNDPAIFENAYWFVCPPEGTPENVYAELLDLVKFLGATPVVFPPEHHDRTMAWVSHMPQMLSSTLAANIPGRLLDHNYQHYAGRAFRDMTRIAASGWGMWHDIAVTNRDETVRALQEVRDGINETIDAMNNLQVVKDGKPAGGSFNAGEKSADGKCADRSDALEKIFKAGNDGRASLFAPGRNAGAAFSEITVPLKDKPGALLSVMQPLAEEGLNIRDIELMKVRENVAGTLLLAFKTPDEAARAVKLLRYLGYDVKER; encoded by the coding sequence ATGAAACGCATTGCGCTAGTGGGGTTTGGCCTGCTTGCCGGTTCAATCGCCTCCGCCCTTAAGCAGGCGAATCGGCCGACAAAGATCCGTGCCGTGAGTTCGCCCGCGACGCTTGCGCGCGCCCGTGAACTGGAACTCGCCGACGAATTCTTTGAATACGGAGAAGTGGAGGAGTGGTCCAAGGACTGCGACCTTATCTTGCTCTGCTCTCCGATTCTACATATCTTGAAGACAATCGATGCGCTTTCGCACGTTTCCTGGGTCAAGGACGTTGCAGGTAAGAACGCCACCTGTAACGTGTGCCTCGTGAGCGATATCGGTTCTACGAAGGTCGAAATCTGCAAGGCGGGCGTGAAGTTGCCCGCGCCGTTTCGCTTTGTCGGTAGCCACCCGATGGCCGGTTCCGAGAAGCGCACATGTGAATTTAACGATCCTGCAATTTTTGAAAACGCCTACTGGTTCGTGTGCCCGCCCGAAGGTACTCCGGAAAACGTGTACGCGGAGTTGCTCGACCTGGTGAAGTTCCTCGGGGCTACCCCTGTCGTGTTCCCGCCGGAACATCACGACCGCACGATGGCCTGGGTCTCGCACATGCCTCAGATGCTCAGCTCCACTCTCGCTGCGAACATTCCGGGCCGCCTGCTGGACCACAATTACCAGCATTACGCTGGCCGCGCCTTCCGCGACATGACACGCATTGCCGCGAGCGGTTGGGGAATGTGGCACGACATTGCTGTCACGAACCGCGACGAGACCGTCCGCGCGTTGCAAGAAGTCCGCGACGGGATTAACGAGACCATCGACGCAATGAATAACCTCCAGGTCGTCAAGGACGGAAAGCCTGCGGGTGGTTCGTTCAATGCCGGCGAAAAATCTGCTGACGGGAAATGCGCCGACCGCTCCGACGCTCTCGAGAAGATTTTCAAGGCGGGCAACGACGGCCGCGCCAGCCTGTTTGCGCCTGGCCGCAATGCGGGCGCCGCCTTCTCCGAAATTACGGTGCCGCTCAAGGACAAGCCGGGCGCTCTCCTGAGCGTGATGCAGCCGCTTGCCGAAGAGGGCCTGAACATTCGCGACATCGAACTGATGAAGGTCCGCGAGAATGTAGCGGGCACACTCCTGCTTGCATTCAAGACGCCCGACGAGGCTGCCCGCGCTGTAAAACTTTTGCGCTACCTCGGCTACGATGTAAAGGAACGCTAG
- a CDS encoding chorismate mutase — translation MDIDDWRTRIDELTDTVIALLNKRAVYATEIGKLKKQKGLPVLDTAREEAVLAAVAEKAEKAGGPLSGDSVRRIFKVIMEETRKVEE, via the coding sequence ATGGATATTGATGATTGGCGCACACGTATAGATGAACTTACCGATACGGTAATCGCGCTTTTGAACAAGCGCGCCGTCTACGCAACTGAAATCGGAAAACTCAAGAAGCAGAAGGGCCTGCCCGTGTTGGATACGGCCCGCGAAGAGGCCGTGCTCGCCGCTGTTGCCGAAAAGGCAGAGAAGGCCGGAGGCCCGCTTAGCGGTGATTCGGTGCGCCGTATTTTCAAGGTTATCATGGAAGAAACCCGCAAGGTGGAGGAGTAG
- a CDS encoding family 16 glycosylhydrolase: MKIVKILSAGTLAVLTMAASLSAKDFSGAELYTNKEFTYGKFEARMKMAAALGTVSSMFLYQNGSEQASAERWVEVDIEVLGKSPNSFQSNIITGRAGAQKTSEKHHTVNPAADQGFHTYGIEWTPNYVRWTVDGNEVRKTEKGVNDPSNQVANLIGTQGLRFNIWSSESVEWVGQFDESKLPLFQFINWVKVYKYTPGQGENGSDFTLDWTDNFDTFDSGRWSKGNWTFDGNRVDLTPNNIYTRDGMLILALTRKGQESFNGQVPVDNEPSPQSSSSSVTPPSSSSVTPPSSSSIELPPLSSSSTDAILQVRKPQLQGKETRTFNAKGERVNNVRANDSRNRYRVNFKI, encoded by the coding sequence ATGAAAATCGTAAAAATTCTCTCGGCAGGAACCCTCGCGGTATTGACCATGGCAGCTTCTCTCAGCGCAAAAGACTTTAGCGGTGCTGAACTCTACACAAACAAGGAGTTCACTTACGGCAAGTTCGAAGCCCGCATGAAAATGGCCGCCGCGTTGGGCACCGTGAGCTCCATGTTCCTCTACCAGAACGGCTCCGAACAGGCCAGCGCAGAACGCTGGGTCGAAGTCGATATCGAAGTCCTGGGCAAGAGCCCGAACAGTTTCCAGTCCAACATCATTACCGGCAGGGCTGGCGCGCAAAAAACTAGCGAAAAGCACCACACGGTGAACCCGGCCGCCGACCAGGGATTCCATACCTATGGTATCGAATGGACCCCGAATTACGTCCGCTGGACTGTTGATGGAAACGAAGTCCGCAAGACAGAAAAAGGCGTGAACGACCCCAGTAACCAGGTGGCTAACCTTATCGGTACGCAGGGCCTCCGCTTCAATATCTGGTCTTCTGAAAGTGTAGAATGGGTCGGACAGTTCGACGAATCCAAGCTTCCGCTCTTCCAGTTCATCAATTGGGTTAAGGTCTACAAGTACACTCCGGGCCAGGGCGAAAACGGCAGCGATTTCACGCTTGACTGGACGGACAATTTCGACACCTTCGATTCTGGCCGCTGGAGCAAGGGCAACTGGACCTTCGACGGCAACCGCGTCGACCTGACCCCGAACAACATTTACACCAGGGACGGCATGCTGATTCTCGCCCTCACCCGCAAGGGTCAGGAAAGCTTCAACGGCCAGGTCCCTGTTGACAACGAACCGTCCCCGCAGTCTTCTAGCAGCAGTGTCACGCCGCCCTCTTCGAGCAGCGTCACCCCGCCGAGCTCTAGCAGCATTGAACTTCCGCCGCTTTCCTCCAGCAGCACGGATGCTATTCTCCAGGTTCGCAAGCCGCAACTGCAGGGCAAGGAAACCAGGACCTTCAACGCGAAGGGTGAACGTGTCAACAACGTCCGCGCGAACGATTCCCGCAACCGTTACCGCGTAAATTTCAAGATTTAA
- a CDS encoding NAD(+)/NADH kinase: MKSTFKKIGIVGFKDKSADLACALNQIALWAIAHPQVKFFALDSLSGLVQKPIRVVKEAGLRSMDLLLAIGGDGTVLSAAHIALGHKIPILGVNAGRVGFLAESRVEGLSKTLDDLIAGDFSTRERMMIDASVFRGKKCVMRHTVLNEVHIRAHAPERMVNVNVAYNGTDLTEYWADSLLISTPTGSTAYNLAAGGPIIHPSTPAVVLTPVAPSSLSVRPLVLSLTHKKLEIVSAVERPLDLVFDGRTAYEMKVGEKVVLSESKAVTTFIRMRHTGFVGALREKLGWTGKPRLA, from the coding sequence ATGAAAAGCACTTTCAAGAAAATCGGGATTGTCGGTTTCAAGGACAAGAGCGCGGATCTGGCATGCGCGTTGAACCAGATTGCACTCTGGGCGATTGCCCACCCGCAGGTAAAGTTCTTTGCGCTCGATAGTTTATCCGGGCTTGTGCAGAAGCCTATCCGCGTGGTAAAAGAAGCTGGCCTTCGCAGTATGGACTTGTTGCTTGCTATCGGTGGAGATGGAACCGTACTTTCTGCGGCACACATCGCGCTTGGGCACAAGATTCCGATATTGGGCGTGAACGCTGGTCGCGTGGGGTTCCTTGCCGAAAGTAGGGTAGAGGGCCTTTCGAAAACGCTTGACGATTTAATTGCCGGTGATTTCTCTACGCGCGAACGCATGATGATTGACGCCTCCGTATTTCGCGGCAAAAAGTGCGTCATGCGTCATACAGTATTGAATGAAGTACATATCCGTGCGCATGCTCCCGAACGCATGGTGAACGTGAATGTGGCTTACAACGGCACCGATTTGACCGAATATTGGGCAGATTCCCTGCTGATTTCGACCCCGACGGGTTCTACTGCATACAACCTCGCGGCCGGTGGCCCGATTATCCATCCGTCCACTCCTGCGGTCGTTCTCACTCCCGTGGCCCCGAGCAGCCTCTCGGTGCGCCCGCTCGTGCTCTCGCTGACCCACAAGAAGCTTGAAATTGTCTCTGCGGTGGAGCGCCCGCTGGACCTCGTGTTCGATGGCCGTACTGCCTACGAAATGAAGGTGGGTGAGAAGGTCGTGCTGAGCGAAAGCAAGGCAGTGACGACGTTTATCCGCATGCGCCATACCGGTTTTGTAGGTGCTCTCCGCGAAAAGTTAGGCTGGACGGGTAAGCCCCGCCTTGCATAA